In a genomic window of Candidatus Binataceae bacterium:
- a CDS encoding ribonuclease J — protein MAAGTSTSASVRITPLGGLGEIGLNLMVIECAGRAILIDAGVMFPDEPALGGGLYIPDITWLVQSRVRIDAIVLTHAHEDHIGALPHLLRHFPAPIYSSEVTLAFVRRRLAEAGFDSMPDLREIMPRRSFSAGPFEIEPIRVTHSTPDSLALAIRTPAGIIIHSGDFKIDDAPVDGELFDRERFAELGAEGVALLLSDSTNVERTGRSGSESSLKPVIRDLVRRTRGRFFLSAFSSHLHRMRQVAEVAHEMGRRVVPLGRRMAESVRLGFETGQLALPRGVFIDQDEADFLEPKRLSYLASGSQGEPLSALAKLAVDTHPRVHIEAGDVVVLSSRFIPGNERTIQRLVNRLYKQGAEVVYAEVAPVHVSGHANQDELVELINLVRPKYFVPIHGEYRHLVRHIALAASTGLTELNCLLMENGDSLVLDGEGAHRGNSVHSGRVMIEGGEQGDPALVGERRVLAHDGTVTAIVVISASTGAIVAGPDLVSRGLVTGNGTSIHMRRASQELRDRLTRLGMPLRANEPRLKEEIVRAVKRYFSDELGKRPLVIPYVTEV, from the coding sequence ATGGCGGCAGGTACTTCGACATCCGCATCGGTAAGAATCACGCCGCTGGGCGGGCTCGGTGAAATCGGGCTCAACCTGATGGTGATCGAATGTGCCGGGCGCGCGATTTTGATCGATGCGGGCGTGATGTTTCCCGACGAGCCGGCGCTCGGCGGGGGTCTCTATATCCCAGATATCACCTGGCTGGTGCAGAGCCGCGTTCGAATCGACGCTATCGTGCTTACGCACGCGCACGAAGATCATATCGGCGCGCTGCCCCATCTGCTGCGCCATTTTCCGGCGCCGATCTACAGCAGCGAAGTTACGCTCGCGTTTGTGCGCAGGCGGCTTGCCGAGGCGGGTTTCGACTCGATGCCGGATCTGCGCGAAATCATGCCGCGGCGATCGTTTAGCGCCGGCCCCTTCGAGATTGAGCCGATCCGCGTCACCCATTCGACGCCCGATTCGCTCGCGCTCGCGATCCGCACGCCAGCCGGGATCATCATTCACAGCGGCGATTTCAAGATCGACGATGCTCCAGTTGACGGCGAGTTATTCGATCGCGAGCGCTTCGCCGAGCTCGGCGCGGAAGGCGTGGCGCTCCTGCTCTCGGATTCGACCAACGTCGAGCGCACGGGCCGCTCTGGATCGGAAAGCTCGCTTAAGCCCGTGATTCGTGATCTCGTGCGCCGCACGCGCGGGCGCTTCTTTCTGTCGGCGTTCTCCTCGCATCTGCATCGGATGCGCCAAGTCGCCGAGGTCGCGCACGAGATGGGCCGGCGCGTCGTGCCGCTCGGGCGCCGGATGGCCGAGAGCGTGCGCCTCGGATTCGAAACCGGCCAGCTCGCCCTGCCGCGGGGCGTTTTCATCGATCAGGATGAGGCGGATTTCCTCGAGCCCAAGCGGCTAAGCTACCTCGCGAGCGGCAGCCAGGGCGAGCCGCTGTCGGCGCTTGCGAAACTCGCGGTCGATACGCATCCGCGGGTTCATATCGAAGCGGGCGACGTGGTCGTGCTCTCGTCGCGATTCATCCCGGGCAACGAGCGCACGATCCAGCGCCTGGTGAATCGACTCTACAAGCAAGGCGCCGAAGTTGTTTATGCCGAGGTCGCGCCAGTCCACGTTTCGGGTCACGCCAATCAGGATGAACTCGTCGAGCTAATCAATCTCGTGCGGCCGAAATACTTCGTGCCGATTCACGGCGAGTATCGCCATCTCGTGCGGCATATTGCTCTAGCCGCCAGCACCGGTCTCACGGAACTGAATTGTCTTCTCATGGAAAACGGCGACTCGCTCGTGCTCGACGGCGAGGGCGCGCATCGCGGAAACTCCGTGCACTCGGGCCGCGTCATGATCGAAGGCGGTGAGCAGGGCGATCCCGCCCTCGTCGGCGAACGGCGCGTGCTCGCGCACGACGGCACTGTCACCGCGATCGTCGTGATATCGGCGAGCACGGGCGCAATCGTCGCGGGACCTGATCTCGTCTCGCGGGGGCTGGTCACCGGCAACGGCACTTCGATTCATATGCGCCGCGCGAGCCAGGAATTGCGCGACCGGTTGACGCGCTTGGGGATGCCGCTTCGTGCCAACGAGCCGCGCCTCAAAGAAGAAATCGTCCGCGCCGTCAAACGCTACTTCAGCGACGAGCTTGGCAAGCGGCCGCTCGTGATTCCCTACGTCACGGAGGTTTAG